In a single window of the Gossypium hirsutum isolate 1008001.06 chromosome D02, Gossypium_hirsutum_v2.1, whole genome shotgun sequence genome:
- the LOC107908612 gene encoding uncharacterized protein, producing MGQQTIDSKVSEYGLRNPESNLPTCDKQPLVGTKKTPLRDLQNENRTVPYSTGSSSFSKDRGPVIDPAKVSGNKRPAPECPVSPSRCQSPNSSAINGHLVYVRRKPEAELAKNCALDCSSTSNCQQPRPAGGQVEEINQQKPQIKEPKVSCFPAFAPLPMAPLTSSSAKPSVPIPLGKSATRLAPPLESNQHTLDSSASALDSPNGFKKLHWEERYYHLQMLLKKLDQSDLEDYTQMLRSLSAVELSKHAIELEKRSIQLSLEEAKELQRVAVLNVLGKTMKIAKAPSNQPDQSYK from the exons ATGGGTCAACAAACAATAGACTCTAAAGTTAGTGAATACGGGCTGCGGAATCCTGAAAGTAACTTGCCGACTTGTGATAAGCAACCTCTGGTTGGTACAAAGAAGACACCATTAAGAGATCTGCAGAACGAAAACAGAACTGTGCCGTACTCAACGGGAAGCTCTTCATTTTCTAAAGATAGAGGACCTGTTATCGATCCTGCTAAGGTTTCTGGAAATAAGAGACCAGCCCCTGAATGTCCTGTGAGTCCTTCACGCTGCCAATCTCCGAACAGTAGTGCTATAAACGGGCATCTTGTTTATGTGCGTAGAAAACCCGAAGCAGAATTAGCGAAAAACTGTGCTTTGGACTGTAGCAGCACAAGTAATTGCCAACAGCCGAGGCCTGCAGGTGGTCAAGTGGAGGAAATTAACCAACAAAAGCCCCAAATAAAGGAGCCTAAAGTTTCTTGTTTTCCAGCATTTGCACCACTTCCGATGGCGCCCTTGACAAGTTCATCTGCCAAACCTTCAGTGCCCATACCTCTCGGAAAATCTGCTACGAGATTAGCACCACCCTTGGAATCCAATCAACATACACTCGATTCCTCAGCCTCTGCATTGGATAGTCCGAATGGATTTAAGAAGCTTCACTGGGAAGAGCGGTATTATCATTTGCAGATGctattgaaaaagttggaccagtCCGATCTAGAGGATTATACCCAGA TGCTTCGATCACTTTCTGCAGTTGAACTCAGTAAACATGCTATAGAACTCGAAAAAAGATCGATTCAGCTCTCACTGGAAGAAG CAAAAGAGTTGCAGCGTGTTGCCGTTTTAAATGTCCTGGGAAAAACCATGAAGATAGCTAAAGCACCCTCGAATCAACCGGATCAATCGTACAAATAA
- the LOC107908143 gene encoding zinc finger protein ZAT3 — translation MNENVGSDSGFRFPSSVSQHDIALVKCDQNHKKKRSKSMKVDTTGFPNSSSPVSRPKYTKKPDPSAPKITPPCSECGKKFWSWKALFGHMRCHPERQWRGINPPPKYRRPVSPVKEMNDIESSMTEEDHVIAASLLMLANGTTSETEPNMVQETDTFRFECSSCKKVFGSHQALGGHRASHKNVKGCFAITRTDGGYEVDDKTVMFLGHKCSICLRVFSSGQALGGHKRCHWDKNDEPSLNHFEPGQGGCLDLNLPAPTPPVELENASSSSYSSCMALDLSLSL, via the coding sequence ATGAATGAAAACGTTGGCTCCGATTCCGGGTTTCGATTCCCTTCTTCTGTTTCGCAGCATGACATCGCGTTGGTGAAATGTGATCAGAATCACAAGAAGAAACGGTCCAAATCGATGAAGGTCGATACCACTGGGTTCCCGAACAGTTCTAGTCCTGTTTCCAGGCCTAAATATACTAAAAAACCCGACCCTTCCGCGCCGAAGATCACACCGCCTTGTAGTGAATGCGGGAAGAAGTTTTGGTCATGGAAAGCACTTTTCGGACACATGCGATGTCACCCTGAACGACAATGGCGTGGGATTAATCCTCCTCCGAAATATCGCCGTCCCGTTTCCCCTGTCAAGGAAATGAATGATATAGAGTCTTCGATGACCGAAGAGGACCATGTTATCGCAGCGTCCTTGTTGATGTTGGCTAATGGTACTACCAGCGAGACTGAACCCAACATGGTTCAAGAAACCGACACTTTCCGATTCGAATGTTCGAGTTGTAAGAAGGTATTCGGGTCACACCAAGCATTAGGTGGTCATAGGGCTAGCCACAAGAACGTAAAAGGTTGTTTCGCAATAACTAGAACTGATGGCGGCTACGAGGTCGATGACAAAACGGTGATGTTTTTGGGACATAAATGTAGCATTTGCTTAAGGGTATTCTCAAGTGGACAAGCTTTGGGTGGGCATAAAAGGTGCCATTGGGACAAAAATGATGAACCGTCATTGAACCATTTTGAACCAGGACAAGGTGGTTGTCTGGACTTGAACTTGCCTGCTCCAACACCACCTGTTGAACTTGAAAATGCTTCATCTTCTTCATATTCTTCTTGCATGGCTTTGGATTTGAGTTTAAGTTTATGA